One Cryobacterium roopkundense genomic region harbors:
- a CDS encoding acyl-CoA dehydrogenase family protein — protein sequence MSTNTGAKTASESAGRRGAFDTGASTGGASGTGAQKARAIAEAARETEWTRPSFAKGLYLGAFDVGLIHPVPQPSAAVAARGDAFLADLEEYCVALDGGRIEREDRIPDEYIAGLTELGVFGIKIPDEYGGLGLPLVYYGRALMMLGSVHPSIDALVSAHQSIGVPEPVHMFGTPEQKKEYLPRCAAGAISAFLLTEPDVGSDPARMHCTAVLSDDGSEYVLNGVKLWTTNGVIAELLVVMAAVPPREGARGGISAFVVEADAPGITVENRNTFMGLKGIENGVTRFHDVRIPVANRLGREGQGLKIALTTLNTGRLSIPAICAGGGKLALKIAREWSAERVQWGQQVGRHEAVATKLAFIAATTFALEAVFEVSAALADAELTDIRIEAALAKLWSSEMGCLIADELVQIRGGRGFETADSLAARGERAVPAEQLFRDLRINRIFEGSSEIMRLMIAREAVDAHLAAAGDLASVDASVGAKARAAGKASGFYARWLPQLVLGKGSLPGSYGEFGELARHLRFVERQSRSLARRTFYAMGRWQAGLEKKQALLGRIVDIGAELFAMSAACTHADAIRAADPAEGLAAYSLADAFCEQSRVRVDALFHGLTHNSDRSDRRLAGRVLDGEFLAIERGVLDGSEGTGPWIAATPPGASSRENVRRRYR from the coding sequence ATGAGCACCAACACGGGCGCGAAAACCGCGAGCGAATCGGCCGGCCGGCGCGGGGCATTCGACACCGGGGCATCCACCGGCGGGGCATCCGGCACCGGGGCGCAGAAAGCGCGGGCGATTGCCGAGGCGGCGCGCGAAACGGAGTGGACCAGACCGAGCTTCGCCAAGGGCCTCTACCTCGGAGCCTTCGACGTGGGGCTGATCCACCCGGTTCCGCAGCCCTCGGCGGCCGTCGCGGCCCGCGGCGACGCCTTCCTGGCCGATCTCGAGGAATATTGCGTCGCCCTGGACGGCGGCCGCATCGAGCGGGAAGACCGCATCCCGGACGAGTACATCGCGGGCCTCACGGAACTCGGCGTGTTCGGCATCAAAATTCCCGACGAATACGGCGGACTCGGGCTGCCCCTCGTGTACTACGGGCGGGCGCTCATGATGCTCGGCTCCGTGCACCCGAGCATCGACGCGCTCGTCTCGGCGCACCAGTCGATCGGCGTGCCGGAGCCCGTGCACATGTTCGGCACCCCCGAGCAGAAGAAGGAGTACCTGCCGCGCTGCGCGGCCGGCGCGATCTCGGCGTTCCTGCTCACCGAACCCGACGTGGGGTCCGACCCGGCGCGCATGCACTGCACCGCCGTGCTCAGCGACGACGGCAGCGAGTACGTGCTCAACGGCGTGAAGCTCTGGACCACCAACGGCGTGATAGCCGAACTGCTCGTGGTGATGGCTGCGGTACCGCCGCGGGAGGGTGCGCGCGGCGGCATCAGCGCCTTCGTGGTGGAAGCGGATGCCCCGGGCATCACCGTGGAGAACCGCAACACCTTCATGGGACTCAAGGGCATCGAGAACGGGGTGACCAGGTTCCACGACGTGCGCATTCCGGTGGCCAACCGGCTCGGCCGCGAGGGCCAGGGGCTGAAGATCGCCCTGACCACGCTCAACACCGGGCGGCTGTCCATTCCGGCGATCTGCGCCGGCGGTGGCAAGCTCGCCCTCAAGATCGCGCGGGAGTGGTCGGCGGAGCGCGTGCAGTGGGGCCAGCAGGTGGGCCGGCACGAGGCCGTCGCCACCAAGCTCGCGTTCATCGCCGCCACGACGTTCGCCCTCGAGGCCGTGTTCGAGGTATCCGCGGCGCTCGCCGACGCCGAGCTCACGGACATCCGCATCGAGGCGGCGCTCGCGAAGCTGTGGTCGAGTGAAATGGGCTGCCTGATCGCCGATGAGCTCGTGCAGATCCGCGGCGGGCGCGGCTTCGAAACGGCGGACTCGCTCGCGGCCCGAGGGGAACGCGCCGTTCCCGCGGAGCAGCTGTTCCGCGATTTGCGCATCAACCGCATCTTCGAGGGATCGAGCGAGATCATGCGCCTGATGATCGCCCGGGAGGCCGTGGACGCGCACCTTGCGGCGGCCGGCGACCTCGCATCGGTCGACGCTAGTGTCGGGGCCAAGGCGCGGGCGGCCGGCAAGGCGAGCGGATTCTACGCGCGCTGGCTGCCGCAGCTCGTGCTCGGCAAAGGCTCGCTTCCCGGCTCCTATGGCGAGTTCGGCGAGCTCGCGCGGCACCTGCGATTCGTGGAGCGGCAGTCGCGCTCGCTCGCGCGGCGCACGTTCTACGCCATGGGGCGCTGGCAGGCTGGGCTCGAGAAGAAGCAGGCGCTGCTCGGGCGCATCGTCGATATCGGCGCCGAGCTCTTCGCCATGAGCGCGGCGTGCACCCACGCCGACGCCATCAGGGCCGCCGACCCGGCGGAGGGCCTCGCCGCGTATAGCCTCGCCGACGCGTTCTGCGAGCAATCCCGCGTGCGCGTCGACGCGCTGTTCCACGGCCTCACCCACAACTCGGACCGCTCCGATCGCCGGTTGGCCGGCCGGGTGCTCGACGGGGAGTTCCTCGCGATCGAACGGGGAGTGCTCGACGGCTCGGAAGGAACCGGACCGTGGATCGCGGCTACCCCACCCGGGGCTTCCTCTCGCGAAAATGTGCGGCGGCGCTACCGCTGA
- a CDS encoding DUF488 domain-containing protein encodes MTIRIKRAYEPASSHDGSRVLVDRLWPRGVSKERAHLDAWLKEVAPSPALRTWWHHDPERMDDFALRYRAELDGHPLTVAAVAELRALAAAGATTLVYGAKDPHVNHARILAEYLAESPE; translated from the coding sequence ATGACGATACGGATCAAGCGCGCCTACGAGCCGGCCTCCTCCCACGACGGATCCCGCGTGCTGGTCGACCGACTCTGGCCGCGCGGCGTCTCCAAGGAGCGGGCGCACCTCGATGCCTGGCTCAAGGAGGTGGCGCCCTCACCCGCGCTGCGCACCTGGTGGCACCACGATCCCGAGCGCATGGACGACTTCGCGCTGCGCTATCGGGCCGAGCTCGACGGGCATCCGCTCACCGTGGCCGCTGTCGCCGAACTGCGCGCCCTCGCCGCCGCCGGCGCCACCACCCTCGTGTACGGAGCGAAGGACCCGCACGTGAACCACGCCCGCATCCTCGCCGAGTACCTGGCGGAGTCCCCCGAGTAG
- the narI gene encoding respiratory nitrate reductase subunit gamma — MNAWDYLLWVAFPYAASGVFVVGHLLRYRYDQFGWTSQSSQTYENRLLRWGSPLFHYGILMVIGGHVVGLFIPKPWLEFFGVTEHMYHLGATWLGSFAALLTVSGLAILIYRRRRTVRVLLVTTVMDKVMYVLLAGTITFGTTATVLYQIFGGGYDYRGSISPWIRSLYGFQPDPSLMSDVPFFFQLHVLTATALFLLWPFTRLVHVFSAPLGYLVRPYVVYRSRDDPRGAGSRAPRRGWEKSERPLERARR, encoded by the coding sequence ATGAACGCTTGGGATTACCTGCTCTGGGTGGCATTCCCCTACGCGGCGAGCGGGGTGTTCGTGGTGGGTCACCTGCTGCGCTACCGCTACGACCAGTTCGGCTGGACCTCCCAGTCGAGCCAGACGTACGAGAACAGGTTGCTCCGCTGGGGTTCGCCCCTGTTCCACTACGGAATTCTCATGGTGATCGGCGGGCACGTCGTGGGTCTGTTCATCCCGAAGCCGTGGTTGGAATTCTTCGGCGTGACCGAGCACATGTACCACCTCGGCGCCACCTGGCTGGGCAGTTTCGCGGCCCTCCTCACGGTGTCGGGCCTTGCCATTCTCATCTATCGGCGCCGCCGCACGGTGCGGGTGCTACTCGTGACCACAGTGATGGACAAGGTGATGTACGTGCTGCTCGCCGGCACCATCACCTTCGGCACGACGGCCACGGTGCTCTACCAAATCTTCGGCGGCGGGTACGACTATCGCGGTTCGATATCGCCGTGGATCCGTTCACTATACGGGTTCCAGCCCGACCCCTCGCTGATGAGCGACGTGCCGTTCTTCTTCCAGTTGCACGTGCTCACCGCGACGGCGCTGTTCCTGCTGTGGCCGTTCACGAGGCTCGTGCACGTGTTCTCGGCACCGCTCGGCTACCTCGTGCGCCCGTACGTGGTCTACCGCTCGCGCGACGATCCCCGCGGCGCCGGCTCTCGCGCGCCGCGCCGCGGCTGGGAGAAGAGCGAGCGCCCCCTGGAGCGCGCCCGCCGCTGA
- the narJ gene encoding nitrate reductase molybdenum cofactor assembly chaperone, with product MPRGGGAGMINFGFRAPKVAPRRVAALPLSHSDGVIAQMAASILLDYPSAERRERFAVVRASVLTLPSALRAAFDQFFAGIDPMTHQELEAHFTATFDLKRKCCPYLSYYAAGDTRRRGMALVRFVEAYRAAGWEVAADELPDYLPMVLEFSARSDSPIAQELLSAHRDGIEVLRSALEAVRSPYAHVVEAVSLSLPEIDEETRQRYLDLVNEGPPTETVGMTFLGNLKPFGMSEEARV from the coding sequence ATGCCGCGCGGCGGCGGTGCCGGCATGATCAACTTCGGCTTTCGTGCGCCCAAGGTGGCGCCGCGCCGGGTGGCTGCCCTGCCGCTCTCGCACTCGGACGGCGTGATCGCGCAGATGGCGGCCTCCATTCTGCTCGACTACCCGTCTGCGGAACGGCGGGAACGCTTCGCGGTGGTGCGGGCATCCGTCCTCACGTTGCCGTCTGCCCTGCGGGCCGCGTTCGACCAGTTTTTTGCGGGGATCGACCCGATGACTCACCAGGAGCTCGAGGCGCACTTTACGGCGACGTTCGACCTGAAACGCAAGTGCTGCCCCTACCTCTCGTACTACGCCGCGGGGGACACCCGGCGGCGGGGCATGGCGCTCGTGCGGTTCGTGGAGGCGTATCGAGCGGCCGGCTGGGAGGTGGCGGCCGACGAGCTGCCCGACTACCTGCCGATGGTGCTCGAGTTCTCGGCCCGCTCCGACTCGCCGATCGCGCAGGAGCTGCTCTCGGCGCACCGCGACGGTATCGAGGTGCTGCGCAGCGCGCTCGAGGCCGTGCGGAGTCCGTACGCGCACGTCGTGGAGGCGGTGTCGCTGTCACTTCCCGAGATCGACGAGGAGACCCGCCAGCGCTACCTCGATCTCGTGAACGAGGGGCCGCCGACGGAGACCGTGGGCATGACGTTCCTCGGCAATCTGAAACCGTTCGGCATGAGTGAAGAGGCACGAGTATGA
- the narH gene encoding nitrate reductase subunit beta translates to MRVMAQTSMIMNLDKCIGCHTCSVTCKQVWTNRTGVEYAWFNNVETRPGLGYPRQYEDQARWKGGWVRNKRGRLKLRSGGRISRLAHIFNNPDLPQIDDYYEPWTYDYDMLTTAPAGNQSPVARPKSLLTGKNMDIKWSGNWDDDLGGSQETAAADPILATMSEKVKMEFEETFMFYLPRICEHCLNPACVAACPSGAMYKREEDGIVLVDEDGCRGWRMCVSACPYKKVYFNHKTGKAEKCTLCYPLIEQGKPTICSETCVGRLRYLGLMLYDADAVLKAATVENDHDLLEAQRSCFLDPFDPEVIAAAKAAGMADDWILAAQKSPIYKLISEFTIALPLHPEYRTMPMVWYIPPLSPVVDVVSTTGSDGEDSRTLFAAIDKLRIPVEYLAGLFSAGDVVPVESSLRKLAAMRSYMRDVNLGNDLDESIPEAVGMTGESIQALYRLLAIAKYEDRYVIPKAHVETARELEELGCSLDTDGGPGMGGPGMGGPGMGGPGSAGHSGPYGNTVGMPLGATVDNYNQLRGEASTPTTPGRVNLLNWNGAASASGLFPPAASPAAAPGAPA, encoded by the coding sequence ATGCGCGTAATGGCTCAGACGTCGATGATCATGAATCTCGATAAGTGCATCGGGTGCCACACCTGTTCGGTGACCTGCAAGCAGGTGTGGACCAACCGCACCGGCGTGGAATACGCCTGGTTCAACAACGTCGAGACCCGCCCGGGGCTCGGCTACCCCCGGCAGTACGAAGACCAGGCCCGGTGGAAAGGCGGCTGGGTGCGAAATAAGCGCGGCCGCCTGAAGCTGCGTTCCGGCGGCCGAATCAGCCGCCTCGCGCACATCTTCAACAACCCCGACCTGCCGCAGATCGACGACTACTACGAGCCGTGGACCTACGACTACGACATGCTCACCACTGCGCCGGCCGGCAACCAGAGCCCCGTCGCCCGGCCGAAATCTCTGCTGACCGGCAAGAACATGGACATCAAGTGGTCGGGCAACTGGGACGACGACCTCGGCGGCTCGCAGGAGACCGCGGCGGCCGACCCGATTCTCGCGACCATGAGCGAGAAGGTGAAGATGGAGTTCGAGGAGACCTTCATGTTCTACCTGCCGCGCATCTGCGAGCACTGCCTGAACCCCGCGTGCGTGGCCGCGTGCCCCTCCGGCGCCATGTACAAGCGTGAAGAAGACGGCATCGTGCTCGTCGATGAAGACGGATGCCGCGGCTGGCGCATGTGCGTCTCCGCCTGCCCCTATAAGAAGGTGTACTTCAACCACAAGACCGGCAAGGCCGAGAAGTGCACGCTCTGCTACCCGCTGATCGAGCAGGGCAAGCCCACCATCTGTTCAGAGACCTGTGTGGGGCGCCTGCGTTACCTCGGCCTAATGCTCTACGACGCCGACGCGGTGTTGAAGGCGGCGACCGTCGAAAACGACCACGATCTGCTCGAGGCCCAGCGCTCGTGTTTCCTCGACCCGTTCGACCCGGAGGTCATCGCGGCGGCAAAAGCCGCCGGCATGGCCGACGACTGGATTCTCGCCGCCCAGAAGAGCCCGATCTACAAGCTCATCTCCGAGTTCACGATCGCGCTGCCGCTGCACCCCGAATACCGCACCATGCCGATGGTCTGGTACATCCCGCCGCTCTCGCCCGTCGTCGACGTGGTGAGCACGACCGGCAGCGACGGCGAGGATTCCCGCACCCTGTTCGCGGCAATCGACAAGCTGCGCATCCCGGTGGAATACCTCGCTGGGCTGTTCTCGGCCGGCGACGTAGTGCCGGTGGAATCGTCGCTGCGCAAGCTGGCCGCGATGCGCTCCTACATGCGCGACGTGAACCTCGGCAACGATCTCGACGAGTCGATCCCCGAAGCGGTAGGCATGACCGGGGAGTCGATCCAGGCCCTGTATAGGTTGCTCGCGATCGCCAAGTACGAGGACCGCTACGTAATTCCGAAGGCGCACGTGGAGACCGCTCGCGAGCTGGAAGAGCTCGGCTGCTCGCTCGATACCGACGGCGGCCCCGGCATGGGCGGCCCAGGCATGGGCGGCCCCGGCATGGGCGGACCCGGTTCGGCCGGGCACTCCGGTCCGTACGGCAACACCGTGGGCATGCCCCTTGGCGCCACGGTCGACAACTACAACCAGCTGCGCGGCGAAGCGAGCACCCCCACCACACCGGGGCGCGTGAACCTGCTCAACTGGAACGGCGCGGCATCTGCTTCGGGCCTGTTCCCGCCCGCGGCATCGCCCGCAGCGGCTCCCGGGGCGCCCGCATGA